The Methanocaldococcus sp. DNA window TATCCCACATAGATACTTATTAATATTATTAATTATAATATATTTTATTGTTATATATACATTTCAGCGTAATATTTCAATTAAATTAGGGGGTTTTTATGGTAAAGAAACTTAGAAAGAAAGATATAAAGGTTCCATTAACTGTTCCAGAAAGTGTTAAAAAAGAATATATTAGTAATTATTTAGAATTAACTAAAAAGACAGGAAATGTTATGATATTTGCAGGAGATCAAAAAATTGAGCATATGAATGATGATTTCTTTGGGGAGGGGATTGCTAAGGAAGATGCATCTCCGGAGCATCTGTTTAATATAGCGAGTAAAGGAAAAATTTGTGCATTTGCCACTCAACTTGGATTAATTGCAAGATACGGAATGGATTATAAAAAAGTTCCATACATTGTAAAGATTAATTCTAAAACGCATCTTGTTAAAAGTAGAGATCCTATAAGTAAGGCATTAGTAACTGTTAGAGATGTTGTCAATTTTAAAGAAAACTCTGGATTAAATATTTTGGGAGTTGGCTACACTATCTACCCAGGAAGTGAATATGAGCATATTATGTTTGAGGAAGCATCCAAAGTTATATTAGAGGCTCATAGGCATGGATTAATTGCCATAATTTGGAGTTATCCAAGGGGTAAAAATGTTGAAAATGAAAAAGACCCTCATTTAATTGCTGGAGCTGCTGGAATTGCATGTTGCT harbors:
- a CDS encoding aldolase, translated to MVKKLRKKDIKVPLTVPESVKKEYISNYLELTKKTGNVMIFAGDQKIEHMNDDFFGEGIAKEDASPEHLFNIASKGKICAFATQLGLIARYGMDYKKVPYIVKINSKTHLVKSRDPISKALVTVRDVVNFKENSGLNILGVGYTIYPGSEYEHIMFEEASKVILEAHRHGLIAIIWSYPRGKNVENEKDPHLIAGAAGIACCLGADFVKVNYPNCDNAAERFKEAVLAAGRTGVLCAGGKSVDPEIFLKRIWEQINISGARGNATGRNIHQKPLDQAVRMCNAIYAITIEGKSLEEALKIYYGDRK